CAAGCAATCTTTTAAAGGTGGCATCACTCACGTTCAAGTATTCCCTATTATGATACGCGGATAGCAGGTCCTTTAGGCTGACAAGAATCTTATCGCTGCCTTTGACCTCCACATAATCCACTAAAACGATATAATCGGATGATTTTCCTATCATGATTGAGAAATCACCGGATTCCACTTCCCATTTCTCTTCAAGGGTATTGTAAAAGGCGAACGCCCTTCTGTCCAGTGTCATCTTGACCACCTTACGCTCACCGGGCTTGAGCGTCACTCTGGCAAAGCCCTTTAGTTCCATGTTCGGACGATGGACCGTCGATTGAACGTCTGAAACATACAGCTGTACGATTTCAGAACCGGCTCTTTCACCGGTATTTGTCACCGTCACATAAACGTCGACTTCCTCATTCTCAGAAATCTTCGACTTTGATACACGTAATTTGTTATATTCAAAAAAGGTATAGCTCAGACCATAACCGAACGGAAACAGAACTTCTTTGTTAAAGGTATTGAAATAGCGATAGCCTACATATAAGCCCTCCCGATATTCCACCGAGTTCGGACCCATCCTGAACCATTCTGTCGATGGACAATCCTCAAGTGCCAGGGGAAAAGTCTCTGCAAGCTTACCGCTAGGATTTTGATTTCCATAAATCAGATCGATGGTTGCGGCACCGCCCATCTGTCCGCTCAAGTAGGTTTCAAGAACACTTCTCACTCCTATCAGCCACGGCATCACGATTGGAGCTCCGTTTTGAAGCACGACCACCACATTGGGATTCACCCCTGCGACAGACTCTATCAGTAGGCTGTGTGACATAGGTAGATTCAGGTGTTCCCTGTCGAACGCCTCTGACTCGTAATCGTCTGTCAGTCCTGCAAAAATGACAACCGTCTTCGCCTGACTCGCCTTTTTAACTGCCTTTTGCATCAACACCGCATCCGGTATGTCCGTTTCCATATCGTAGCCCTGCTCGTAGTCAAAGGGGTATCCAAGAGCACTTACAGCATCAAAGGCGCTGACAACTCGCGTCGGATTGATTCTCGAGCTTCCGCTTCCCTGATACCTCGGTTTTTTAAAGAACTCACCGATGAAAAGAACCGGTTCCTCCCCCGATAAGGGCAATAGCTGTCCTTCGTTCTTTAGCAGCACAGAAGACTCCACAGACGCTTTGTAGGCCAGTTCCTCCTGTTCCCTAATGGGTTCTTCCGCCGTGGTTTTCGCATAGTGCTTCGCATCTTCAACAAGTTTTAAAAATCGGAACACCACCTTATCTAGTTCCGCCTCAGTAAGTGTTCCATCTTTTACAGCCTGAATGATTTTTTCATCGTTTAATCCGCCGCTACTGGGCATTTCAAGTTCAAGACCCGCCTTGATTCCTTCGACCCTATCGTTGCACGCACCCCAATCGGTTACGACTACCCCCTGGTAACGCCATTGGTCTCGCAAGATAGTCGTCAGCAAGTATTTGTTATCGCTGCAATAGACCCCGTTTAGCTTGTTGTATGCGCACATCACCGTCCATGGATTGGATTCCTTGATGGCTATTTCAAATCCTGTCAGATAGATTTCCCTTAGAGTCCTCTCATCCACCACAGAATCGATCGTCATTCTCCTATGTTCCTGATTGTTTGCTGCAAAATGCTTAATCGAAGTGCCCACGCCATTGTTCTGCACTCCCCGGATAAAGGCCGCGGCCATCTTTCCGGTAAGATAGGGATCTTCAGAAATGTACTCGAAATTTCTTCCGCAAAGCGGGGATCTTTTTATATTCGCACCCGGACCAAGCAGTACACCGACCCCTTCATGATTGCATGCCAGGGCAAGGGCTTGTCCTATATCGTAAAGCAGGTCCCTGTCCCATGAGCTTGCAGTGGCGGATGCCGTAGGAAAGCAGACCGCTTCTGTTGCGGCATTCATCCCCAAATGGTCTTCCGTGTCATCTTGTTTTCTAAGTCCATGCGGTCCGTCCGCAAGCCTGATCTGAGGTATCGCCAGTCTTTTTATCGCTTGCGTTTCCCAAAACCCGGACCCAGAGCAAAGTGAGGCTTTCTCTTCAAGAGTCAATTGGTCGATAATTTCATTTCTATCCATATCCTCACCTCCTATCCGATAGTATACCCATTATTGAACTTCTGAAAAACTATTGAAGTACTAAACAGCAACTATTTGATATACTATTCATAACGACAAAAATAATCATCCGCATACCAAGGAGAACCTCATGATCTATGATCTTGCAAAACAGATTGAACTTGATTTTTACATAAAGCAAAAACGCATCACCACCTTGATACCCGAACTCTTAAAACGCTATGGCATCGATCTATGGATTGTGGTGTCCCGTGAATACAACGAGGATCCGCTTTTTCATCAGCTGACTCCCATGCTCGAAGCCCATGCATCTAGAATGTCCATACTGCTTTTTCAGCAAGACACCCAGTACAGCATCAGCGGCGACGGCTACGGCCTTTACGAACTTTATTGGGATCATGGCACAGAAAACCAGTGGCAGGCACTTGAGCGCTTTATCCGCGAGAAAAGGGTAAAAAAAGTCGCAATCAACACCTCGGATGATTATCCCATCGCTGACGGACTCAGTTCTTCGCTTTACCACACGCTGTTTCCTTATCTTGAGGACTGCGAGGTGGTCTCCTCACAAG
The genomic region above belongs to Fusibacter sp. A1 and contains:
- a CDS encoding glycoside hydrolase family 3 C-terminal domain-containing protein encodes the protein MDRNEIIDQLTLEEKASLCSGSGFWETQAIKRLAIPQIRLADGPHGLRKQDDTEDHLGMNAATEAVCFPTASATASSWDRDLLYDIGQALALACNHEGVGVLLGPGANIKRSPLCGRNFEYISEDPYLTGKMAAAFIRGVQNNGVGTSIKHFAANNQEHRRMTIDSVVDERTLREIYLTGFEIAIKESNPWTVMCAYNKLNGVYCSDNKYLLTTILRDQWRYQGVVVTDWGACNDRVEGIKAGLELEMPSSGGLNDEKIIQAVKDGTLTEAELDKVVFRFLKLVEDAKHYAKTTAEEPIREQEELAYKASVESSVLLKNEGQLLPLSGEEPVLFIGEFFKKPRYQGSGSSRINPTRVVSAFDAVSALGYPFDYEQGYDMETDIPDAVLMQKAVKKASQAKTVVIFAGLTDDYESEAFDREHLNLPMSHSLLIESVAGVNPNVVVVLQNGAPIVMPWLIGVRSVLETYLSGQMGGAATIDLIYGNQNPSGKLAETFPLALEDCPSTEWFRMGPNSVEYREGLYVGYRYFNTFNKEVLFPFGYGLSYTFFEYNKLRVSKSKISENEEVDVYVTVTNTGERAGSEIVQLYVSDVQSTVHRPNMELKGFARVTLKPGERKVVKMTLDRRAFAFYNTLEEKWEVESGDFSIMIGKSSDYIVLVDYVEVKGSDKILVSLKDLLSAYHNREYLNVSDATFKRLLGRKPPNNHPYKQGHFTLNATVGDIKHTLAGRVLYKIGKGRFNEMAKDHDKSFKKLVDAMIEDTPLRSIVLMSRGKISFRKINAVLHMVNGRLIKGSVDFIKSHKNSKH